From a single Sphaeramia orbicularis chromosome 4, fSphaOr1.1, whole genome shotgun sequence genomic region:
- the alg6 gene encoding LOW QUALITY PROTEIN: dolichyl pyrophosphate Man9GlcNAc2 alpha-1,3-glucosyltransferase (The sequence of the model RefSeq protein was modified relative to this genomic sequence to represent the inferred CDS: inserted 1 base in 1 codon), protein MQTWSLVSICILLGVVVRWGVSLNSYSGAGKPPMFGDYEAQRHWQEVTYNLPVHEWYFNTTDNDLNYWGLDYPPLTAYHSLICAYIAKVINPEWVELHKSRGYESPAHKLFMRSTVLVADLLIYIPAVVLYCLYLCDGSSKKKACILLCFLLYPGLILIDYGHFQYNGVSXGLALWAVVALGLGWDALGSMAFCLALNYKQMELYHALPFFFYLLGKCVKLGLMGRGLFLLLKIAATVLATFALCWLPFLSDASQALQVVRRIFPVARGLFEDKVANTWCSLNILIKIRTVLSGDSQLYLSFACTLLAVLPTSIRLLTKPTFWQFKLALVNSSLAFFLFSYQVHEKSILLASLPVCLLFNDLPLIVIWFLQASTFSMLPLLLKDGLVMPYVVTSLAFLFFSTYLLSALQRCSEEELRMGAYKKLFFFLPKLDLAFTVRWKFYVCTAGMAGLSIVSVALAPPPHLPDLFPVLVSVFSCMHFLGTFVYFNVVQFSDTPSRKSQKKIN, encoded by the exons ATGCAAACGTGGAGCCTCGTGTCTATTTGTATTTTGCTTGGAGTTGTTGTGAGATGGGGCGTTTCGTTAAATTCTTATTCAG GGGCGGGGAAACCACCCATGTTTGGGGACTATGAAGCTCAAAGACACTGGCAAGAAGTAACCTACAATCTCCCTGTTCACGAATG GTACTTCAACACCACAGACAATGACTTGAACTACTGGGGTCTTGACTACCCTCCTCTGACAGCCTACCACAGCTTAATATGTGCATATAT AGCCAAGGTGATAAACCCTGAGTGGGTGGAGCTCCACAAGTCCAGAGGTTATGAAAGTCCAGCACATAAGTTATTCATGCGATCAACAG TTCTTGTAGCAGACTTGCTGATATACATCCCTGCTGTGGTTTTATACTGTTTATATCTATGTGATGGATCCTCTAAGAAAAAG GCATGTATTCTCCTCTGCTTCTTGCTTTACCCTGGGCTGATTCTCATTGATTATGGGCATTTCCA GTACAATGGAGTGA CTGGGTTGGCTCTGTGGGCCGTTGTTGCTCTCGGTCTGGGCTGGGATGCTTTGGGCTCCATGGCTTTCTGCCTGGCTCTCAACTACAAACAGATGGAGCTGTATCATGCACTGCCCTTCTTCTTCTACCTACTGGGGAAATGTGTCAAACTGGGCCTGATGGGACGGGG GCTTTTCCTGCTGTTGAAAATCGCTGCAACAGTGTTGGCGACTTTCGCTCTGTGCTGGCTGCCCTTCCTGTCCGACGCCAGCCAGGCCTTGCAGGTGGTCAGGAGGATCTTTCCCGTGGCTCGTGGTCTGTTCGAG gaTAAAGTGGCCAACACATGGTGCAGCTTGAACATCCTGATAAAGATCAGGACCGTTCTGTCCGGTGACTCCCAGCTCTACCTCAG TTTTGCCTGCACACTCCTGGCAGTTTTACCTACCTCCATCCGACTCCTGACGAAACCCACCTTTTGGCAGTTTAAACTGGCCCTG GTGAATTCATCTCTGGCATTTTTCCTTTTCTCCTATCAAGTCCATGAGAAATCCATCCTCTTGGCCTCATT GCCAGTCTGCCTCCTGTTCAACGACCTTCCATTAATAGTTATTTGGTTCCTGCAGGCCTCAACATTCAG CATGCTACCTCTGCTTCTGAAGGACGGGCTGGTGATGCCCTACGTTGTGACCTCACTGGCCTTCCTCTTCTTCAGCACGTATCTGCTGTCTGCACTGCAGCGCTGTTCAGAGGAGGAGCTCAGAATGGGAGCCTACAAGAAGCTCTTTTTCTTTCTACCCAAACTGGACCTGGCTTTCACTGTGAGATGGAAG TTCTACGTCTGTACTGCAGGGATGGCTGGATTGAGCATCGTCAGTGTGGCTTTGGCTCCTCCACCACATTTACCAGACTTGTTTCCTGTGTTGGTGTCTGTTTTTTCTTGCATGCATTTTCTGGGGACATTTGTTTATTTCAATGTGGTCCAGTTCAGTGATACACCCAGCAGAAAGAGCCAGAAGAAGATCAACTGA